A segment of the Pirellulales bacterium genome:
AGCCAATCCCGCCGCGGCGCCCAGACTGCGTATTTGCCGCAACACGGCCGTGGGGTTCTTGGTCGCTTCGTAGTGAATCGTCGCCAGGTCCGCGCCAGCGTTGATATAGCGCTCGACCCACTTCTCGGGCTCGGTGATCATCAGGTGTGTTTCGATCGGCAGCTTGGTCAGCCGCCGCACGGTTTCGACCACGGCCAGGCCGTAGCTGAGGTTCGGGACGAAATGCCCGTCCATAATATCGAGGTGCAGCCCGGGCGCACCCGCCGCCTCGACGCGCGCGATCTCATCGGCCATGTGACCGAAGTCGCACATTAACAGCGAAGGGAGCACGCCAGGTAGCGCAGCACCCAATTGATTAAATGGAGAGTGTAGGGTCATACCCAAATGAAAGATGGCAAGAAGCGAACACGATTGCGTGTTCTGCGAGTGTGCCGAGGACGAAGCCTGCTCTATAGATCACCAGACGCACTTCATTGTGCGTCTGCCGAGGGGAGGGCAACTTGGAGGTAACTCAAAACAGTGCGCAGTTTTCAGCGGGCACCACGCCTATTCCTTCATGGCCGTCATGGCCGCGCACGACCCAATTCTAGCAAATCCACTGCGTTCCTGTCAGCGCGGACCGATATTCTTTGCCAACCCATTATGCCGGAATCAGTTACGCTCATTCGCCCGGCTCGACGGCGGTCGCCGTAAGATGTCTGCCCTCGGAAATTGTGACTATTGGGCGGGGATCGTGCGTGGTTCCGGCCGAAACAGCCGGCAGCGAATGTTACTGTTCGTCGGTTTCCTGACTGCGTGGTAAATCGGCCAGACTTTTCAAGCCGAAAAGCTGCAGAAAGCGACCGGTCGTGGAATAACATGCGCGGCGTGGCGCGCCCTCGGGCCGTTCGATTTTCAAAAGTTGCCGGCGGACGAGTTGGGCCAGAATGGCGCCGCTGGTACGTCCGCGCGTCGTTGAGATTTCCTCACTGGTCATTGATTTGTTGTAGGCCACGAGTGCTAGCACTTCGATCGCCGCTTGCGACAACCGCGCCTCGCGCACCTTGCCCGCCAGTCGTTCGCGCACTACGGCGTACTGTTCACAGAGTTCCAGTCGGTAGCCGCCGGCGTGACTGCGAATCGTGTACGGGCAGCCATTGCGCTGGTACTGCTCATTGAGGTCCTGCACCAGTTCGTCGACCTCGGATGCGCGCACGCCCCGCATAAGAGCTGCCATCTGCTGACTGCCGAGCGGTTCGTTCTGTGGGTGACCTACGAATAGCATCGCCTCGACGATGCTCCGCGGCGTGATTTCGGGACCTGGTTCTGTTGCGCTCGTGACGACATCCGGGCCTGCGATCGGCCCTACTGGACTCTCGGCGGGCGCGTACGGATCCTCGCCGCTGGAGAGCATCTCGGCGAAGCCGGCCGTCAACGCTTCCAGCGAGAGGCCCTGGCTAAGTGCGCTGCCCGAATCCTCGGGTTCTGGATTTTTCGAAGCGTCCATTCCACACCAGATTGCCCGTCACGGATCGATTCGAACTTACGGCACTGCACGGCTTAAGGTTCGCGACCACCGAATCGCGATGATTTGCACTGCATTCAGCGCCACCACGACTCAGGCGGTGACTGCGGCACGTTTGGACCATTCACTTTTCATAAAGGCCAGTCCGTCTTGTGCGAGCTGATCTTCGGTCTTGAACATGCGCCGCCAAATCTTGGTCGCGGCGGCCAGGGCCGGCAGCGCCATACCAAAAGCTTCGATCATCAGCCATCCGTCGTAGCCCGTCTCGCGCAGCGCATCAAAGGTGGCGTCCCACGGAATGTTACCTGTGCCCGGTGTACCGCGATCGTTTTCCGAGATATGGACGTGGACGGTCTGGGCAGCACAGTCATGAATCGCGCGGATGGGGTCTTTTTCCTCGATATTGGCATGGAACGTGTCGTACATCATGCGGCAGCGTGGATGGTCGACATCCTTGACGTACCGCACGGTATCGGCCGCACTATTGAGCAGGTAGCACTCGAACCGATTCAAATACTCCACGGCCAGGGTCACTCCGCAGGCGTCGGCGTGCTCTGCCGTTTGCCGCATGCTGTCGACCGCCCATTTCCATTCGTCGGCCGTGGGGCCGGCGCCGGAAAAGTGGCCAAGCGCCGAGTGAAACGGCCCGGCCATAATTTTCATGCCGGCCGCCTGACAGCAATCCAGGGCCAGCTTGTTGTTCGCCACGCCGGCGGCGCGAACCTTGGGATCCTTCGAAGCCGGGTTGTCGTCCACGCCGCGACAAGTCACGGCGGTGCGGTCGAGCCCCATGTCGTCGAGCCACAAACCGATGGCTGCAAACTTATCGGGATTGAGATCGAAGACGGGGGCCTCGATGCCGTCATAGCCCATGCGCTTCAGCTTCTCTACGACCGGCCGGTGCTCCTCTGTGAGGTTGTCGGTCCACAACAGAAGATTCATCCCAAACTTCATGGAGAGCTCCTCAGGGCTACGGCGTAGGGTCGGAGGGTACGGGTATTTGTCCGGGCGAGAGCAATTCCTCGAGGCGAGAGTCGACTTCGTCTCGGGCTGCGGGCAGAAACTCTTTCAGGCGTTCGGGCACTGCGGGCAGCCGTACGCGGCGCATGACCTGATTCAAACGGTAACACAGTTTGCCATCGTCGGCGTAGTCCGACAAGAATCTCTCCCGTACAAACAGCGGAACGAAGGCCGCCACGCGGACGGCCGGCCGCGGCGAAATCCGGTTCACGACCAACTCGACAAACGCCGGATCGACCGCGGCCATGGCCTGGTAATATCGCTCGAGCCGATCCGGTTCTTGGGCAATCAACGACGCGTCTGACAATATTTCAACCAGGATATGTCCCAAAAAGCTGGGCCGCATCCCTTCATCGGCTCCCAGCACGTCCCGCAGCCGTGCCGCGAATCGCCACGACAGATCGGCAAAGGCCGCCGTGGTGTGGAACCAGGCGTCGTCTGCGTGATGTTGCGCGATGCCGCCCACCAAGGCCGCCACACGCGGATCGGCATCCGCCCGCAGCGGTTCCGCATGCTTTGGCCGTACACGCGCGCCCCGATCCGAGACGTTCAGCCAGTCCGGAATCGCCGTCCCGGCCAAGAACCAGGGATCGTCGACGAACGCACGGCCATGGGCGAAGTAATTCATCGACCGGCTGGCGCTCCTGCTCAATCGATTTCGATCCAGCGACCACTCTTGGCGCTGGCCAACACCGCGTCACAAACTTTTTGCGTTCGCAGTCCGGCTCGGAAGTCGGGCTGCACGGGCTTGCCCGTATCCAGGCCCGTCAGAAAGTCAGCCAGTGCGTTGATAAAGGTGTGCTCGTAGCCGATCGTGCAGCCCGGGACCCACCACTTGTCCATGTAGGGATGCTCGAAGTTGGTGACGTTCACCCGCTGCCAGCCGGTGAGATGACTCTCAATTTTGGCCCCACTCTTGGGGTCGGCATATTTGAAGTATTGCAGGATGTGCGGATCTTCGAGATCAAAGAACACGCTGCCGCGCTCGCCATTGAGTTCGAACGTGTTGTAGTTCTTCCGGCCGCGGGCGTAACGCGTGCTTTCGAAGGTGCCCATCGAGCCGTTCGCGA
Coding sequences within it:
- a CDS encoding sugar phosphate isomerase/epimerase; protein product: MKFGMNLLLWTDNLTEEHRPVVEKLKRMGYDGIEAPVFDLNPDKFAAIGLWLDDMGLDRTAVTCRGVDDNPASKDPKVRAAGVANNKLALDCCQAAGMKIMAGPFHSALGHFSGAGPTADEWKWAVDSMRQTAEHADACGVTLAVEYLNRFECYLLNSAADTVRYVKDVDHPRCRMMYDTFHANIEEKDPIRAIHDCAAQTVHVHISENDRGTPGTGNIPWDATFDALRETGYDGWLMIEAFGMALPALAAATKIWRRMFKTEDQLAQDGLAFMKSEWSKRAAVTA
- a CDS encoding SMC-Scp complex subunit ScpB; protein product: MDASKNPEPEDSGSALSQGLSLEALTAGFAEMLSSGEDPYAPAESPVGPIAGPDVVTSATEPGPEITPRSIVEAMLFVGHPQNEPLGSQQMAALMRGVRASEVDELVQDLNEQYQRNGCPYTIRSHAGGYRLELCEQYAVVRERLAGKVREARLSQAAIEVLALVAYNKSMTSEEISTTRGRTSGAILAQLVRRQLLKIERPEGAPRRACYSTTGRFLQLFGLKSLADLPRSQETDEQ
- the rpe gene encoding ribulose-phosphate 3-epimerase — protein: MTLHSPFNQLGAALPGVLPSLLMCDFGHMADEIARVEAAGAPGLHLDIMDGHFVPNLSYGLAVVETVRRLTKLPIETHLMITEPEKWVERYINAGADLATIHYEATKNPTAVLRQIRSLGAAAGLALNPETPLSAIEPCLADCDTVLVMSVHPGFGGQTFEPIALEKLRALRDRPGPGPLREIDGGIHEQTIGEASAAGAQLYSVGSAIFHSQDYRATIDHLTTLARTHQTSA